The following coding sequences are from one Devosia yakushimensis window:
- a CDS encoding SDR family NAD(P)-dependent oxidoreductase, with translation MSTALITGASAGIGTSYARRLAARGHDLVLVARSTDKLEALAAELRSSHSIKVEVLPADLTDTAQLNVVSDRLRTGSPIDILINNAGDSLPGTFATAQPEALAWLIQLNVTAPTLLASAALAGMLERGEGSIVNIGSAVALLPEYFPGIYSGTKSYILTFSQGLAAEVGPRGIYVQAVLPAATRTAIWARSGVDVASLQNVMEVDDLVDAALVGFDQKEGVTIPPLADAALWDAFQAARHALPPSLANAAPADRYRLKA, from the coding sequence ATGTCCACAGCACTCATCACCGGCGCATCCGCCGGCATCGGCACCAGCTATGCGCGCCGTCTCGCGGCACGCGGCCACGACCTGGTCCTCGTTGCGCGTTCAACCGACAAGCTCGAGGCCCTGGCCGCGGAGCTGCGTTCTTCCCACTCCATCAAAGTGGAAGTGCTGCCGGCAGATCTCACTGACACTGCGCAACTGAACGTGGTGTCGGACCGTCTGCGTACTGGCTCGCCAATAGATATCCTGATCAACAATGCCGGTGATTCACTGCCGGGAACATTTGCCACGGCACAGCCCGAAGCCTTGGCGTGGCTGATCCAGCTCAACGTCACAGCCCCAACATTACTCGCTTCCGCTGCTTTGGCGGGCATGCTGGAACGGGGGGAAGGCAGCATCGTCAATATCGGCTCGGCGGTCGCGCTGCTGCCGGAATATTTCCCCGGTATCTACTCTGGGACAAAATCCTATATCCTGACGTTCTCGCAGGGACTGGCTGCTGAAGTCGGGCCTAGGGGCATTTACGTTCAGGCGGTACTGCCTGCCGCGACGCGAACCGCGATCTGGGCCCGCTCCGGCGTGGATGTTGCTAGTCTGCAGAACGTTATGGAAGTTGACGATCTGGTCGATGCCGCCTTGGTTGGTTTTGACCAGAAAGAGGGCGTGACAATCCCGCCACTGGCCGATGCCGCACTTTGGGACGCGTTCCAGGCGGCCCGCCACGCGTTGCCGCCAAGTTTGGCCAATGCTGCGCCAGCCGACCGCTACCGCCTTAAAGCCTGA